One window from the genome of Chloroherpetonaceae bacterium encodes:
- a CDS encoding glycosyltransferase family 2 protein, whose translation MSLQKNKPFFSIVIPAHNEEGSIEETLRAIATRFQKELIDDYEILVINDNSRDKTEEILKSLSAEIPQIRYLNNTPPNGFGFAVRKGLENFEGEAVAIVMADLSDHPDDIVVYYKKIKEGYECVFGSRFIKGGKVYDYPTFKLGLNRLANWFIKTLFNIKHNDMTNAFKAYRREVLNGLQPLIAYHFNLTVELPLKAIVRGYNFAVVPISWTNRKAGESKLKIKEMGSRYLFIVLYIWLEKMLSRGDYKRKPIQK comes from the coding sequence TTGTCGTTGCAGAAAAATAAACCGTTTTTTTCTATTGTTATTCCAGCGCATAACGAGGAAGGAAGCATTGAAGAAACACTCCGGGCGATAGCCACAAGGTTTCAAAAAGAGTTGATCGACGATTATGAAATTTTGGTGATTAATGATAACAGCCGAGATAAAACCGAAGAAATCCTTAAATCACTTTCAGCCGAAATCCCTCAAATTCGGTATTTGAACAATACACCGCCAAATGGCTTTGGTTTTGCCGTACGAAAAGGGCTTGAAAATTTTGAAGGCGAAGCCGTAGCCATCGTTATGGCAGACCTCTCTGACCACCCGGATGATATCGTGGTGTATTATAAGAAAATCAAAGAAGGATATGAATGTGTTTTCGGGTCTCGCTTCATAAAAGGTGGGAAGGTATATGATTACCCGACATTCAAATTGGGTTTGAATCGCTTGGCAAATTGGTTTATTAAAACCCTATTCAATATCAAGCACAATGATATGACCAATGCCTTTAAGGCATATCGGCGTGAGGTTTTGAATGGGTTGCAGCCGCTGATAGCCTACCATTTTAACCTGACGGTTGAGCTTCCTTTAAAGGCCATTGTTCGGGGCTATAATTTTGCCGTTGTTCCCATATCTTGGACAAATCGAAAAGCCGGGGAGTCGAAATTGAAGATTAAGGAAATGGGCAGCCGGTATCTTTTCATTGTTTTATACATTTGGCTCGAAAAGATGCTGTCGCGTGGTGATTACAAACGTAAACCCATTCAAAAGTAA
- a CDS encoding GGDEF domain-containing protein — protein MTFRFKAILIVSIAIVSSTLFPAVSYYLFRDFDERYSVSMARSINEFMALSEFNTALVRYDNAILRYLSGNDRSLEGIKLIRREVDTATKRLELNLNILNTIYRDNPEMLSTLKTLESMHAGYIDDVESVVKIPEAGKKNPRVKALSTTERAEKMRKLTANYNNLVGIYNQVRILVERRQNELQFNISILDKKLDLLRNWGLAFVVLFVPLLLTLIFIIFSALSEMNKIVQALKEVKADKPKTLTTMIDKLEPLIKDRNPKDEVSNLARTLRFLGLEVREKTKELSDLVITDEKTKLFNYRHFKDEFQVESMYARRFGDKMSLVMLDVDKFKHYNDTNGHLAGDDCLIRVANIIKNCVRETDLAARFGGEEFAILLPRTTKEQAFIQAERIRTAIESTYFPFQEKQPTGNLTASLGVATFPDDGEELKILTECADVALYVAKERGRNCVISFEKGMEAPKSH, from the coding sequence ATGACCTTTAGATTTAAAGCAATACTCATCGTATCAATCGCTATCGTAAGTTCAACTTTGTTCCCTGCGGTTTCATATTATCTCTTTCGCGATTTCGATGAACGCTATTCCGTAAGTATGGCTCGCAGCATCAATGAATTTATGGCCTTAAGCGAGTTTAATACTGCACTTGTTCGATATGACAACGCAATTCTCAGATACCTTTCTGGAAATGATCGATCCCTTGAGGGAATCAAACTGATTCGACGTGAAGTCGATACAGCCACAAAACGATTAGAATTAAATCTTAACATTCTCAATACAATTTACCGTGATAACCCCGAAATGCTCTCGACCTTAAAAACCCTTGAATCGATGCACGCCGGTTACATTGATGATGTTGAAAGTGTTGTGAAAATCCCTGAAGCAGGAAAGAAAAATCCTCGGGTTAAAGCTCTTAGCACCACAGAAAGAGCAGAAAAAATGAGAAAACTTACCGCCAATTATAACAACCTTGTCGGTATCTATAACCAAGTTCGAATTTTGGTTGAACGCCGGCAAAATGAGCTTCAATTCAACATTTCAATTCTTGATAAGAAACTGGATTTGTTAAGAAATTGGGGTTTAGCATTTGTTGTCTTGTTTGTCCCTCTCCTTCTCACACTGATTTTCATTATTTTTTCTGCACTGTCAGAAATGAATAAAATCGTTCAAGCTTTGAAGGAAGTGAAAGCAGATAAGCCAAAAACGCTTACCACAATGATTGATAAGCTTGAGCCATTGATTAAAGACCGTAATCCGAAAGATGAAGTCTCGAACCTTGCAAGAACCCTTCGGTTTTTGGGTCTCGAAGTAAGAGAGAAAACCAAAGAACTCAGTGACTTGGTGATAACGGATGAAAAAACGAAGCTTTTTAACTACCGGCACTTTAAAGATGAATTTCAAGTTGAATCAATGTATGCGCGTCGCTTTGGAGATAAAATGTCGTTGGTGATGCTAGATGTGGATAAATTCAAACATTATAATGATACAAATGGGCATTTGGCTGGGGATGATTGCTTGATTCGAGTTGCAAATATTATCAAGAATTGTGTGCGCGAAACCGATTTGGCTGCTCGATTTGGCGGTGAGGAATTTGCAATACTTCTCCCAAGAACAACGAAAGAGCAAGCGTTTATTCAAGCGGAGCGAATTCGCACAGCAATAGAATCAACTTATTTTCCTTTTCAAGAAAAGCAACCAACCGGTAATTTGACGGCGAGTCTTGGCGTTGCAACCTTTCCCGATGATGGTGAAGAATTAAAAATACTTACAGAATGCGCCGATGTGGCACTTTATGTCGCTAAAGAACGCGGCAGAAATTGTGTTATATCATTTGAAAAGGGAATGGAAGCGCCAAAATCGCATTAA
- a CDS encoding penicillin acylase family protein, which produces MGIKYLKPLLIGFFSVLLIWGFNQRLAGTISISAYLNPLGGALWNAILPDYDAFHPPENFLQSKVSIQRDRRGVAHIFAETIEDLFFAQGYTVASERLWQHDIQIRAASGRLSEILGEQTLDYDRFMRRIGLKVAAEKSYELSIKDSLMKVVLESYSKGYNAYLSSLHEPNYPVEFKLLGYRPENYTPLNCFLMQSNLTYDLTYRNNDRAYEEFCEIFGDSLANELFPMYSPLNVPFADAPMLESKQTEKPDQQSSVLKMIDPLFMNVSALSDELWEWDNPYQPRKGSNNWAIAGGSTETGNPILCNDPHLTLTLPSIWIEMQLVLKSKTDSLNFNSYGVTTAGIPSIILGFNKHIAWGATNAGSDILDWYQVERNPENQMEYLWQGQYKRFSERIEPFIVRGTGITKIDTILESQIGPLVARKGEPKLNPNFVEEAVMHWGLYHPNNSLKGIFNLNRAKNIDEALSALEGYTVPAQNFAISDTSGRVAIRHNGKFLKRNKENRNGSRLLSLNSYHESPSITYRELPTRFMNSSGFVFSANQNPVDSSYPYYLGWDYASMERGTRIKQQLEKVSSQKMGTRENMKSLQLDDFNLYAKELLPLFLQSIHSSKFEVKPHQKEILMKLEKWNYRYQSETIEPTVFELWSSLFYREYWDWVISKSSLRPSRDVTLSRIQTLFSKSVEKEVEIKELGKKIFFAFQLAIDSLSKTEEIQPWGKRNPVEIRHQARLPGFGTAPFAVSGSYNTVNAVNRNHGPSWRIVVEHSKTGIPIAEVSMPGGVSGKPHSKFYDSGVQAWANGEYFKVLYLTSPDSTLVNFSIMNGRE; this is translated from the coding sequence ATGGGTATAAAATATCTTAAGCCATTATTGATTGGCTTTTTTTCTGTTTTGTTAATTTGGGGGTTTAATCAAAGATTAGCCGGCACAATTTCGATTTCCGCCTATCTAAATCCCTTAGGAGGTGCTTTATGGAACGCGATCCTACCGGATTATGATGCATTTCATCCACCTGAAAATTTTCTTCAATCAAAAGTTTCCATTCAACGAGATCGACGAGGCGTCGCTCATATTTTTGCTGAAACAATTGAAGACCTCTTTTTTGCCCAAGGTTATACTGTTGCAAGTGAACGACTTTGGCAACATGATATTCAAATACGCGCTGCCTCTGGGCGTCTCTCTGAAATCCTAGGTGAACAAACCCTTGATTATGACCGATTCATGAGACGAATCGGACTAAAAGTAGCTGCAGAAAAATCGTATGAGCTTTCAATCAAGGATTCATTAATGAAGGTCGTGCTTGAAAGTTATTCCAAAGGTTACAATGCCTATCTGTCATCACTTCATGAACCAAATTATCCAGTCGAATTTAAGCTTTTGGGCTATCGACCTGAAAATTATACGCCCTTAAACTGCTTTTTAATGCAAAGTAACTTGACTTATGACCTGACTTATCGTAATAACGACAGGGCTTACGAGGAATTTTGTGAAATTTTTGGAGACTCTTTAGCCAATGAATTGTTTCCAATGTATTCACCTCTCAATGTGCCATTTGCCGATGCACCGATGCTAGAGAGCAAGCAAACAGAAAAGCCAGATCAGCAATCCAGCGTTTTGAAAATGATAGATCCCTTATTCATGAATGTTTCTGCTTTATCTGATGAACTTTGGGAATGGGATAACCCGTACCAACCCAGAAAGGGAAGTAATAATTGGGCGATTGCTGGCGGTTCAACAGAAACTGGAAATCCGATTTTATGTAACGATCCACATCTTACCCTAACCTTGCCTTCAATTTGGATTGAAATGCAATTGGTTTTAAAAAGTAAAACGGATTCACTGAATTTTAATTCTTATGGCGTAACCACAGCAGGTATTCCTTCCATCATCCTTGGCTTTAATAAGCATATTGCTTGGGGGGCAACCAATGCGGGTTCTGATATTTTAGATTGGTATCAAGTGGAGAGAAATCCCGAAAACCAAATGGAGTACCTGTGGCAAGGTCAATACAAACGGTTTTCAGAACGAATTGAACCTTTCATAGTTCGAGGAACAGGGATTACAAAAATTGATACAATTTTAGAATCTCAAATTGGACCTCTTGTTGCAAGAAAAGGTGAACCAAAGCTAAATCCGAATTTTGTTGAAGAAGCGGTCATGCATTGGGGGCTTTATCACCCAAATAATTCACTCAAAGGAATTTTTAATCTAAACCGTGCCAAAAATATTGACGAGGCGTTGTCTGCCTTGGAAGGTTATACTGTCCCCGCACAAAACTTTGCAATTTCCGATACAAGCGGCAGGGTTGCAATTCGGCACAACGGAAAGTTCTTGAAACGAAATAAGGAAAATCGAAACGGAAGCCGTTTATTGTCTCTCAATTCGTATCATGAATCACCATCGATAACTTACCGAGAATTGCCAACGCGTTTCATGAATTCCTCAGGATTCGTTTTTTCAGCCAATCAAAATCCGGTCGATTCATCGTATCCCTATTATCTTGGCTGGGATTATGCGTCGATGGAAAGAGGGACAAGAATCAAACAACAACTTGAAAAAGTGTCTTCTCAAAAAATGGGAACAAGAGAGAATATGAAATCTCTTCAACTTGATGATTTCAATCTTTATGCCAAAGAACTTCTCCCTTTATTTCTTCAATCAATTCATTCTTCAAAGTTTGAAGTGAAGCCTCATCAAAAGGAAATATTGATGAAGTTAGAAAAATGGAATTATCGTTATCAATCTGAAACAATTGAGCCAACTGTTTTCGAATTATGGTCATCATTATTTTATAGAGAGTATTGGGATTGGGTAATTTCAAAGTCATCGCTTCGTCCAAGCCGAGATGTGACACTCTCTAGAATTCAAACCCTATTTTCCAAATCTGTTGAGAAAGAAGTAGAAATTAAAGAATTAGGAAAGAAAATCTTTTTTGCGTTTCAACTTGCTATTGATTCTCTTTCGAAGACCGAGGAAATACAACCTTGGGGAAAGCGAAATCCGGTCGAGATTCGGCATCAAGCAAGGCTACCGGGATTTGGTACAGCACCGTTTGCGGTTAGCGGATCGTACAATACGGTAAATGCAGTCAATAGAAATCACGGGCCTTCTTGGCGGATTGTGGTTGAACATTCAAAAACTGGAATTCCAATTGCAGAAGTCTCAATGCCGGGTGGTGTATCAGGCAAACCGCATTCAAAATTTTATGACTCTGGTGTTCAGGCTTGGGCAAATGGGGAGTACTTTAAGGTCTTGTACCTTACATCTCCGGATTCAACTTTAGTAAATTTTTCGATAATGAACGGACGGGAATGA
- a CDS encoding YfhO family protein: protein MTNSSTNTLQLLPLRIDFLGKSRNIEIPLAALILLFILLAFFYQIVFQGKILLPLDIMNTMYLPYAEGKTADVHNHFINDALTHYYPVAQLTREAWLSGDLSLWNPYIFGGFPQFANSCFVQFTPLNIILTLGDMPGAYHRLLLTELWIAGFGMFLLLRRFGIAYWIALLFAAVYMLNGKFMTNLHFRYMVSAFCWVPFMIATLDWAIEERKIWHYGLVCLFTALAFLGSSLQTAVFVVVIFTVFYYFRSLESRVPSISSLLLIPLAIGIISLILSLAAWVPYLEFFLLDESNRVATNSKHYTLLQRLLSLPFLITIPFPDLLGSPRALDASKLLGTTLDEFSAYIGFLPFYFSLVAAFTLWKMAKARPFILLMILGLGLPILTPLYKLLYHRFWMVFVFGALIASAIYMTKTLEGFWDKKQLQNHIKIGLWGIIVVFFLQIIAGLAIVIKRDEVKAKVEGLLNAAMKSNIAAQGNESWFLARSEKVLQHFSLTSFDLWFPLILAAFTLTIWALWLKRKVNPIISYLAISLAVILSLWKYDFNWLPVSDPMKTPLYPETVETRFLKSDSTDFRVMTLHTQGERWIFYPNYLAAYGISTIDGNSNMGPRNVGWLAEKKIEAERLSLLNVKYLLVHKKREIRDTNFVKCFEGAISIYRNKLWAGGAYFSGVAAVQKPNERNFSRDTVYFESHPNFVETLESKVSKNPLHDSFEISIIKSFEIIKFERGKNQLTVQFQTNSSGWVVIPNTDYNGWRAYINNYEVALHRVNYAMQAVFVKKGESVLQLIYQPRWHRMSLWVSMISWVITFFAITTSFLIERRKQ, encoded by the coding sequence GTGACCAATAGTTCCACAAATACACTTCAACTTCTCCCGTTAAGGATTGACTTTCTCGGAAAATCAAGGAACATAGAAATTCCCCTCGCCGCGCTTATACTTTTATTCATATTGCTTGCGTTTTTTTATCAAATTGTTTTTCAGGGGAAAATCCTCCTCCCCTTGGATATTATGAATACAATGTATTTACCCTACGCCGAGGGAAAGACAGCTGATGTTCATAATCATTTTATCAACGATGCACTTACGCATTATTACCCCGTTGCTCAACTAACGCGCGAGGCGTGGCTTTCAGGCGACTTATCACTTTGGAATCCTTATATCTTTGGGGGTTTCCCACAATTTGCAAATTCGTGTTTTGTTCAATTTACCCCGCTCAATATCATCCTTACGCTTGGCGATATGCCCGGCGCTTATCACCGTTTGCTGCTTACCGAGCTTTGGATTGCGGGTTTCGGAATGTTTCTATTGCTCCGGCGTTTTGGCATTGCGTATTGGATTGCCTTGCTCTTTGCAGCTGTTTATATGCTGAACGGGAAGTTTATGACGAACCTTCATTTTCGGTATATGGTTAGCGCATTCTGTTGGGTGCCGTTCATGATTGCTACATTGGATTGGGCTATTGAAGAGCGGAAAATTTGGCATTATGGGCTAGTCTGCCTATTTACGGCACTCGCATTTTTGGGGTCAAGTTTGCAAACCGCGGTGTTTGTCGTCGTTATATTTACGGTGTTCTATTATTTTAGGTCGCTTGAATCCCGCGTCCCTTCAATAAGTTCTCTCTTGCTCATTCCACTCGCAATTGGCATCATTTCCCTCATTCTTTCTTTGGCTGCTTGGGTGCCTTATTTGGAGTTTTTTCTTTTGGATGAATCGAATAGGGTTGCAACAAATTCAAAGCATTATACCCTTTTGCAACGCCTTTTATCGTTACCGTTTTTAATCACGATTCCATTTCCCGATCTGTTAGGAAGCCCACGCGCCTTAGACGCATCAAAATTGCTTGGAACAACCCTCGACGAATTCAGCGCCTACATTGGATTTTTACCTTTTTACTTTTCACTTGTGGCAGCTTTTACCCTTTGGAAAATGGCTAAGGCAAGACCATTTATTCTTTTAATGATTTTAGGATTGGGACTCCCGATTCTCACCCCGCTTTATAAACTCCTGTATCATCGCTTTTGGATGGTGTTTGTATTTGGTGCTTTAATTGCTTCTGCGATTTATATGACCAAAACTTTGGAAGGGTTTTGGGATAAAAAGCAACTACAAAATCATATTAAAATCGGATTATGGGGTATCATTGTGGTGTTTTTCTTACAAATTATCGCTGGTCTTGCTATTGTAATTAAACGAGATGAAGTTAAAGCAAAAGTCGAGGGTCTGTTAAATGCTGCTATGAAATCGAACATTGCGGCTCAAGGCAATGAAAGTTGGTTTCTTGCGCGCTCCGAAAAAGTATTGCAGCACTTTTCGCTGACATCATTCGATTTATGGTTTCCGCTGATTTTAGCTGCTTTCACTTTAACAATTTGGGCATTGTGGCTTAAACGAAAAGTAAATCCGATAATTTCATATTTAGCAATTTCATTGGCGGTTATTTTAAGTTTGTGGAAATATGATTTCAATTGGCTTCCGGTTTCAGACCCTATGAAAACACCACTTTATCCTGAAACAGTGGAAACACGATTTTTGAAATCAGACTCAACCGATTTTCGTGTTATGACGCTCCACACCCAAGGCGAACGATGGATTTTTTACCCCAATTATTTAGCGGCTTACGGGATTTCGACGATTGATGGGAATTCGAATATGGGGCCAAGAAATGTGGGATGGCTGGCAGAAAAGAAAATCGAGGCCGAGCGGCTTTCGCTTCTCAATGTAAAGTATCTGTTGGTTCACAAGAAGCGTGAAATTCGCGATACAAATTTCGTGAAATGTTTTGAAGGTGCGATTTCGATTTACAGGAATAAACTTTGGGCTGGAGGAGCCTATTTTTCAGGCGTGGCGGCTGTTCAAAAACCGAATGAAAGAAACTTTTCAAGAGATACCGTTTATTTTGAATCCCATCCAAACTTCGTTGAAACCCTTGAATCAAAGGTTTCAAAAAACCCTCTGCACGATTCTTTTGAGATTTCAATCATTAAGTCATTTGAAATAATAAAATTCGAGCGTGGAAAGAATCAGTTAACGGTTCAATTTCAAACGAATTCCAGCGGATGGGTGGTAATACCCAATACCGATTACAATGGATGGCGGGCATACATCAACAATTACGAAGTTGCTTTACACCGTGTCAATTATGCGATGCAAGCGGTTTTTGTGAAGAAAGGAGAAAGTGTTTTGCAACTGATTTACCAGCCGCGATGGCATCGAATGTCATTGTGGGTATCGATGATTTCGTGGGTAATCACATTTTTTGCAATCACAACCTCTTTTTTGATAGAACGCAGAAAACAATGA
- a CDS encoding class I SAM-dependent methyltransferase — protein MLSNSSIQELAVDQIYELRFRAQTEFRAEMWKVLCKDFFQKYIPKDATVLEVAAGYCEFINNIEAKRKIAVDINEETTRRANENVEVILSISSDLSAVATDSVDRIFMSNFLEHITRDEITQTLKECLRVLKPKGQLLILQPNIRFVGHDYWMFFDHITPIDDRALVEVLEVVGYKLKLNIPRFLPYTTNSSLPKSVFLVKLYLMIPLAWKFLGGQAFVVAEK, from the coding sequence ATGTTAAGTAATTCATCGATTCAAGAGCTCGCGGTCGATCAAATTTATGAATTAAGGTTTCGCGCTCAAACAGAGTTCAGAGCCGAAATGTGGAAAGTCTTGTGCAAAGATTTTTTTCAGAAGTACATCCCCAAGGACGCGACAGTCCTTGAAGTTGCAGCCGGGTATTGTGAATTTATCAATAATATTGAAGCCAAGCGCAAAATTGCCGTGGACATTAATGAAGAAACCACGCGGCGAGCGAATGAGAATGTGGAAGTGATTCTTTCCATTTCTTCCGATCTTTCAGCCGTTGCGACGGATTCGGTCGATCGGATATTTATGTCCAATTTTTTGGAACACATTACGCGCGATGAAATCACACAAACCTTAAAAGAATGTTTGAGAGTGCTGAAGCCAAAGGGCCAACTCTTAATTCTTCAACCCAATATCCGCTTCGTTGGGCATGATTATTGGATGTTTTTCGATCACATTACCCCAATTGACGACCGTGCGTTAGTTGAAGTATTGGAAGTGGTGGGTTACAAATTAAAACTTAACATTCCACGATTTTTACCTTACACCACCAACAGTTCACTTCCCAAATCAGTCTTTTTAGTAAAACTGTATTTAATGATTCCGCTTGCGTGGAAGTTTTTGGGAGGGCAGGCTTTTGTCGTTGCAGAAAAATAA
- a CDS encoding HU family DNA-binding protein encodes MKRKIKETITRQDLIQLVSTQLKVGPKEVAPYVEATIEMISKLLRNAEYERRIELRGLGVFEVKNRKNDFRFRNPKTGETKLVKNSKKIHFKASEIIKRTLNSPQKKLSLLKD; translated from the coding sequence GTGAAAAGAAAAATCAAAGAAACCATTACTAGGCAAGATCTCATTCAACTTGTCTCAACCCAATTAAAAGTAGGTCCAAAAGAGGTTGCGCCTTATGTCGAAGCAACCATAGAAATGATTTCGAAATTATTACGAAATGCTGAATATGAACGGCGAATTGAATTACGAGGGCTTGGGGTTTTTGAAGTAAAAAATCGAAAAAACGACTTTAGATTTAGAAATCCTAAAACAGGAGAAACAAAATTGGTTAAAAACAGCAAAAAAATTCACTTTAAAGCAAGTGAAATTATAAAACGAACACTGAATTCTCCCCAAAAAAAACTTTCCTTACTTAAAGATTAA
- the bshA gene encoding N-acetyl-alpha-D-glucosaminyl L-malate synthase BshA has translation MKIGITCYPTYGGSGVVATELGKALAQKGHTIHFISYALPFRLKEFSQNIYYHEVDTVNYPLFEFTPYSITLASKMAQVVSYEKLDLLHVHYAIPHATSAILAKDILSDQNDPMKRVKIITTLHGTDITLVGTEPSLSGAVRLGINKSDGVTAVSEYLKQKTIDDFKPTREIEVIPNFINTSEFKRKNYPQFRPAIAKPDEKVIIHISNFRPLKRLKDVVNAFNIINEKIPSRLLLVGDGPERTEAEHLSRELGLAERVKFLGKQEAVIDLLSIADLMLMPSESESFGLAALEAMSCGVPVIAADVGGLPEFIKHEENGYLVQVGDTEKMAEYALSLFQNQTRFDTLRQSARNTAVEYETSEIVTRYENYYDRIISN, from the coding sequence ATGAAAATAGGCATTACTTGTTATCCAACTTATGGGGGAAGCGGTGTTGTTGCAACTGAACTCGGAAAGGCTTTGGCTCAAAAAGGGCACACGATTCATTTTATCTCATACGCCTTGCCATTTCGTTTGAAAGAGTTTTCTCAAAATATCTATTATCACGAAGTCGATACGGTAAACTACCCGCTCTTTGAATTCACCCCTTATTCTATCACCTTAGCTTCGAAAATGGCGCAGGTGGTTAGCTATGAGAAATTAGATTTGTTGCATGTACATTACGCAATTCCTCATGCAACAAGTGCGATATTGGCAAAAGACATTCTTTCCGATCAAAACGACCCAATGAAACGGGTTAAGATTATCACAACATTACACGGAACCGATATAACGCTTGTTGGAACAGAACCAAGTCTTTCAGGTGCAGTAAGGCTTGGGATTAATAAATCGGATGGAGTTACGGCTGTTTCGGAATACCTTAAACAAAAAACGATTGACGATTTTAAGCCAACGAGAGAGATTGAGGTAATCCCTAATTTTATAAACACCAGCGAGTTTAAGCGCAAAAATTATCCTCAGTTTAGACCTGCAATTGCAAAGCCCGATGAAAAAGTAATTATTCATATCTCAAATTTTCGTCCATTAAAGCGCCTGAAAGATGTAGTGAACGCGTTTAATATTATCAATGAAAAGATTCCTTCGCGCCTTTTACTTGTCGGTGACGGACCGGAAAGAACAGAAGCCGAGCATCTTTCACGTGAACTTGGACTTGCCGAGCGAGTTAAATTTTTGGGGAAACAAGAGGCAGTCATTGATTTGCTTTCGATTGCAGATTTAATGCTGATGCCAAGTGAATCCGAATCATTTGGTTTGGCAGCACTTGAAGCGATGTCTTGCGGAGTACCTGTAATAGCCGCTGATGTTGGCGGATTACCTGAATTTATTAAACACGAGGAAAATGGTTATCTTGTTCAAGTGGGTGATACGGAAAAAATGGCCGAGTATGCTTTAAGCCTCTTTCAAAATCAAACCCGTTTTGACACACTGCGGCAATCGGCAAGAAACACCGCAGTTGAATACGAGACCTCAGAAATCGTGACTCGCTACGAAAATTACTATGATCGTATCATATCAAATTAA
- a CDS encoding radical SAM protein: MLKINEIFYSIQGESSKMGLPCVFIRLTECNLRCTYCDTEYAFYEGVDRQIDDIINEVRSYSCRLVEVTGGEPLLQEEVYELMKQLCDENFEVMLETSGNMNVERVDPRVKKIIDMKSPSSGMLKHNDYKNLEIASINDEVKFVIGSRLDYDWAKKVIESYQLTDRLTVLMSVVFGELTPQTLAEWILEDKLKVRFQLQMHKFIWSPETKGV; this comes from the coding sequence ATGCTTAAAATAAACGAAATTTTTTATTCGATTCAGGGAGAATCTTCAAAAATGGGATTGCCTTGTGTCTTTATTCGCTTAACGGAGTGCAATCTCAGATGCACTTACTGCGATACTGAATATGCCTTTTATGAAGGTGTCGATCGGCAAATCGATGACATCATTAACGAAGTTCGTTCTTATTCGTGTCGTCTTGTAGAAGTGACTGGCGGCGAACCCTTGCTACAGGAAGAAGTTTATGAGCTTATGAAACAACTGTGTGATGAAAATTTTGAGGTCATGCTTGAAACCTCAGGGAATATGAACGTGGAACGCGTTGATCCGAGAGTAAAAAAAATTATAGATATGAAATCGCCAAGTTCAGGAATGCTTAAGCATAATGATTACAAAAACCTAGAAATCGCTTCAATTAACGATGAAGTGAAATTTGTAATTGGTTCTCGTTTAGATTACGATTGGGCTAAGAAGGTGATCGAAAGTTATCAATTAACCGACCGTCTCACGGTATTAATGTCGGTCGTATTTGGCGAATTAACCCCTCAAACCCTAGCGGAGTGGATTTTAGAGGATAAACTTAAAGTTCGATTTCAGCTTCAAATGCATAAGTTTATTTGGTCTCCCGAGACAAAAGGTGTTTAA